From the Achromobacter xylosoxidans A8 genome, the window GAGCGTCCAAAGCCCTGGCCGACGTGCGCTTCACGCTGCGCCGGGGCGAAATCCATGCCTTGTGCGGCGAGAACGGCGCCGGCAAGTCGACGTTGATGAAGATCATCGACGGCATCCACCAGCCGGATAGCGGCGATATCTATCTGGAAGGCGAGCGCGTGGTCATCAACGGGCCGGCCCATGCCATGCGCCTGGGCATCGGCCTGGTCCACCAGGAAATCGCGCTATGCGGCGACGCCACCGTGGCCGAGAACATTTTCATGCCCGCGATCAGCGCCGGCGCGCAGGCCTGGATGGACTATGCCAGCCTGAACCAGCGCGCTGCCGGCGTGCTGCGGCGGCTGGGCCAGGACATCGACCCGGGCTTGCGGGTGGATGCGCTGGGCATATCCAGCCAGCAGCTGGTCGAGATCGCCCGCGCCTTGACGCTGGACTGCAAGGTGCTGATCCTGGACGAACCCACGGCCGCGCTGACCGAAGTCGAGTCCGTGGCGCTGTTCCGCGTGTTGCACGACCTGAAAGCCCAAGGCATCGGTATTGTCTACATCAGCCACCGCATGGCCGAGATCTTCGAGCACTGCGACCGCGTCACGGTGCTGCGCGACGGCCGCGACGTGCACAGCGCCGATATCGCGGCGCTCTCTCCAGACGCGCTGGTGCGTTGCATGGTGGGACGCGACCTGGGCAACTATTACCCGCCCCGACAAGCTGCGGGCGATGCGCCTGCCGAGGTCTTGCTGGAAGTGGAGGACATCGCCGATGGCGCGAATGTCCACGGCATTTCGTTCACGCTGCGCCGGGGCGAAATCCTGGGCATCTCCGGCCTGATGGGCGCGGGCCGCAGCGAACTGGCCGAAACCGTGTGCGGCCTGCGGCGCGCACGGCGCGGCGCGGTGCGGCTGCGGGGCCGGCCTCTGCGGCTGCGCCGCTATGCCGACGCCCTGCGCCACGGCATTGCCTACCTGAGCGAAGACCGCAAGGCCGCCGGCCTGTTTCTGGACATGCCGATCGAACAGAGTGTGTCCTCCATGGCGCTGGGCCGCATCAGTTCGCGCTTCGGCCTGCTCAAGCGGGCAGCGGAAC encodes:
- a CDS encoding sugar ABC transporter ATP-binding protein, yielding MNATAALLELQGISKQFGASKALADVRFTLRRGEIHALCGENGAGKSTLMKIIDGIHQPDSGDIYLEGERVVINGPAHAMRLGIGLVHQEIALCGDATVAENIFMPAISAGAQAWMDYASLNQRAAGVLRRLGQDIDPGLRVDALGISSQQLVEIARALTLDCKVLILDEPTAALTEVESVALFRVLHDLKAQGIGIVYISHRMAEIFEHCDRVTVLRDGRDVHSADIAALSPDALVRCMVGRDLGNYYPPRQAAGDAPAEVLLEVEDIADGANVHGISFTLRRGEILGISGLMGAGRSELAETVCGLRRARRGAVRLRGRPLRLRRYADALRHGIAYLSEDRKAAGLFLDMPIEQSVSSMALGRISSRFGLLKRAAERSLAVELGARLKLKSDGVAIDASCLSGGNQQKVAIAKLLATRPSVLLMDEPTRGVDVGAKSEIHHLLRELANQGVGVVVISSELPEIIGLCDRALVIRNGRLAGELAASDMTEERLLRLASGLSAQEAT